The sequence below is a genomic window from Burkholderiales bacterium.
GGTCGAAATTCGCGTTGCTGATCTGCACATCGCCAAGCCGTTGCTGCTATGGGTCAACGATGGCTTGATGGCCATCTTCTTTTTTCTGGTCGGTCTCGAAATCAAGCGCGAAGTCTTGCAGGGCGAATTGTCCACACCGTTCGCGATCGCCTTGCCTGTCATTGCCGCGCTCGGCGGCATGGCGGCGCCGGCGGCAATTTACGCCTGGTTCAACTGGAACGATGCGATCGCAATCAACGGCTGGGCGATTCCGGCCGCGACCGATATCGCCTTCGCGCTCGGCGTGCTGTCGTTGCTCGGCTCGCGCGCGCCGATCTCGCTGAAGATTTTTTTGACCGCGGTGGCCATCATCGACGATCTCGGCGCGATTCTGATCATCGCGTTTTTCTATACCGCGAATTTATCGGCACAGATGCTGACGCTCGCAGCAATTCCTGCCGTTGTCATCATTCTGCTCAACCGCTTTTCGGTCGTGCGGGTCAGTGCTTATGCCGTTGCCGGGCTCGTGTTGTGGGTATGCGTCCTGAAGTCCGGCGTGCATGCGACCTTGGCCGGCGTGCTGATCGCGTTGGCCATTCCTCTGCGCGGCGAGAACGCGCCGCTCGAGGAACTCGAGCACCGCTTGCACCCATGGGTTGCGTTCGGGGTGCTGCCGATTTTCGCGTTTTTCAACGCCGGCGTATCGTTCTCCGGAACGAGCGCCGCGGCTTTGCTCGAACCCGTTCCGCTCGGCATTGCAGCCGGTCTGGTTGTGGGCAAAACATTCGGCGTCCTGGCGTCATCGTGGCTGACTATCTCATGCCGCATCGCAAAGCTGCCGGATGAAGCGAACTGGACGCAAATGACTGCCGTTGCCTTGTTGTGCGGCATCGGTTTCACGATGAGTTTGTTCATCGGCTCGCTGGCTTTCGAGGGCGCTGCCGGCGATTATGCGAGCGCGACGCGGCTCGGTGTATTTGCCGGATCGTTGATTTCCGCGCTGGCCGGCTATGCGGTTTTTCGCTTCGGCACGCGCCCAAAACGCGAGAGCGCGTAGCGTCGATGGAGTGAAACGAATCCGGGTCAGGCGCGGAATGCAGGACAGCGATCCCGGATTTCATCTCCATCCGGGCGGAGCAAACCGTTCTTAGCGAGAATGGCGGCAATCAGAACGGCAGCGCCGCGTCCGGCTTGGCTTTCAGCAGCACGCCGCGAAAATCTTCCTGGATGCGCTTCAACGCGGCTTCGTCGTCGGCTTCGAAGCGCAGCACGATGACCGGTGTCGTGTTGGACGAGCGGGCGAGGCCGAAGCCGTCTTCGTATTCGACGCGCAGGCCGTCGAGCGTAATCACCTGTTTCGGATTGTCGAAGCGCGCGGTCTTTTGCATCTCGGCGATCAGCGCGTAGTTTTCGCCTTCCTCGAGCTTGATCTGCAATTCCGGCGTGCTGACCGCGTCCGGCAGGTTGTGCAGCGTGGCGCTGATATCGGATTGCTTGCTCAGGAATTCGAGCAGGCGCGCGCCGGCATACAGGCCGTCATCGAAGCCGTACCAGCGTTCCTTGAAGAAAATGTGGCCGCTCATCT
It includes:
- the nhaA gene encoding Na+/H+ antiporter NhaA, coding for VEIRVADLHIAKPLLLWVNDGLMAIFFFLVGLEIKREVLQGELSTPFAIALPVIAALGGMAAPAAIYAWFNWNDAIAINGWAIPAATDIAFALGVLSLLGSRAPISLKIFLTAVAIIDDLGAILIIAFFYTANLSAQMLTLAAIPAVVIILLNRFSVVRVSAYAVAGLVLWVCVLKSGVHATLAGVLIALAIPLRGENAPLEELEHRLHPWVAFGVLPIFAFFNAGVSFSGTSAAALLEPVPLGIAAGLVVGKTFGVLASSWLTISCRIAKLPDEANWTQMTAVALLCGIGFTMSLFIGSLAFEGAAGDYASATRLGVFAGSLISALAGYAVFRFGTRPKRESA